One window of the Carnobacterium maltaromaticum DSM 20342 genome contains the following:
- the rpsL gene encoding 30S ribosomal protein S12, with amino-acid sequence MPTINQLVRKRRKSTKSMSDSPALNKGYNSFKKRQTDTKSPQKRGVCTRVGTMTPKKPNSALRKYARVRLSNLLEVTAYIPGIGHNLQEHSVVLIRGGRVKDLPGVRYHIVRGALDTAGVTDRKQSRSKYGAKRPKA; translated from the coding sequence ATGCCTACAATTAATCAATTAGTTCGTAAGCGTCGTAAGTCAACAAAATCAATGTCAGATTCACCAGCATTGAACAAAGGCTACAACAGTTTTAAGAAACGTCAAACAGACACTAAATCACCTCAAAAACGTGGTGTATGTACTCGTGTGGGAACAATGACGCCTAAAAAACCTAACTCAGCGTTACGTAAGTATGCTCGTGTGCGTTTGTCTAACTTATTAGAAGTGACTGCTTATATCCCAGGAATTGGGCACAACTTACAAGAACATAGTGTCGTTCTTATTCGTGGTGGACGTGTAAAAGATTTACCAGGAGTTCGTTATCATATTGTTCGTGGTGCTTTAGATACAGCTGGAGTGACAGATCGTAAACAAAGCCGTTCAAAATATGGTGCGAAAAGACCAAAAGCTTAA